Proteins found in one Paenibacillus sp. FSL R10-2782 genomic segment:
- a CDS encoding substrate-binding domain-containing protein, with the protein MSNRKWTFILIPVFLPFAWLLFQFTLSSLQIHQFAEQLKTVSPKDRVSDIKVVLISQELDNYYWRSIEQGARKEAEQYGMRLDYIGPDRINPSEQIKLLDKAIAAKADAILVQGINDPEYRRLIDKAAGLGIPVITIDTDEPDSRRLAYVGTDNEGAGKRMGVLLAKASGERGDIGVMISNERVENQRLRLAGFRSVIGRYPELRIVEIRSSDISRLQAAQQAQNMLIQYPQIRYMVGFSALDGPGILEASERNGARSLQIFAFDDMADTLKAIRDRKIELTIVQQPVEMGAKAIKLLNDYLKGNDPQKLTYTRVYEVHADTPDNMAGDDGR; encoded by the coding sequence ATGTCAAACCGTAAATGGACATTTATCCTTATCCCCGTCTTCCTGCCATTTGCCTGGCTGCTGTTTCAGTTCACTCTGTCTTCTCTTCAAATTCACCAATTTGCAGAACAATTGAAAACGGTTTCGCCAAAAGACAGAGTTTCGGATATAAAAGTGGTATTGATATCCCAAGAGTTGGACAATTATTACTGGCGGTCAATCGAACAAGGAGCCCGAAAGGAAGCGGAACAGTACGGTATGCGGCTCGATTATATCGGGCCGGACCGCATTAATCCGTCCGAGCAGATCAAACTGCTGGATAAAGCGATCGCCGCCAAGGCGGATGCAATTCTGGTTCAAGGGATAAATGATCCGGAGTATCGCCGATTAATCGACAAAGCGGCCGGACTTGGCATACCCGTCATCACGATCGATACGGATGAGCCGGACTCCCGAAGACTGGCTTACGTCGGAACGGATAATGAAGGAGCAGGAAAGCGGATGGGCGTACTGTTGGCGAAAGCCTCCGGAGAGCGTGGCGACATTGGAGTTATGATCAGTAACGAGCGCGTCGAGAACCAGCGGCTCAGGCTTGCCGGCTTTCGTTCCGTGATCGGCCGCTATCCCGAGCTCCGCATTGTGGAGATTCGCTCCTCGGACATTTCGCGGCTTCAGGCAGCCCAGCAAGCTCAGAACATGCTCATCCAGTATCCGCAGATCCGCTACATGGTCGGATTCAGTGCGCTGGACGGCCCTGGCATTCTGGAAGCCTCGGAGCGGAACGGAGCGCGGAGCTTGCAGATTTTCGCTTTTGACGATATGGCCGATACGTTGAAAGCCATCAGAGATCGCAAAATCGAACTGACCATTGTTCAGCAGCCAGTGGAAATGGGGGCTAAGGCCATAAAACTGCTGAATGATTACTTAAAGGGGAATGATCCCCAGAAATTAACATACACCAGGGTATATGAAGTGCATGCGGACACTCCCGACAACATGGCAGGAGATGACGGACGATGA
- a CDS encoding alpha-glucosidase/alpha-galactosidase, which translates to MSFKVAFIGAGSIGFTRGILRDLLTVPEFNEIEVSFTDINQHNLDMVTELCQRDIRENGLSIQIQSSTDRKVALKDAKYVICTIRVGGLEGFATDVDIPLKYGVDQCVGDTLCAGGIMYGQRGIAEMLEICKDIRELSAPDVLLLNYSNPMAMMTWACNKYSGVRTIGLCHGVQHGHHQIAEVYGLEKQDVDIVCAGINHQTWYIQASHEGKDLTAGLLEAFEKHPEYSRTEKVRIDMLRRFGYYSTESNGHLSEYVPWYRKRPDEILDWIDLGSWINGETGGYLRVCTEGRNWFETDFPNWMKEDPLEYKAEKRGEEHGSYIIEGLETGRVYRGHFNVVNNGVISNLPDDAIIEAPGYVDRNGISMPLVGELPLGPAAVCNVSISVQRLAVEAAVHGDDKLLRQAFMMDPLVGAVCNPKEIWQMVDEMLVAQEAWLPQYGAAIAEARERLAAGNLIPTRDYEGAARIKVKTVEEMQLDREAANKNAGESDKGKDREKVQTS; encoded by the coding sequence GTGTCATTTAAAGTGGCTTTTATTGGAGCGGGGAGTATCGGCTTTACCCGTGGAATTTTACGAGATCTGTTGACGGTGCCGGAATTTAACGAGATTGAAGTGTCTTTTACGGACATTAATCAGCACAATCTGGATATGGTCACTGAGCTGTGTCAGCGGGATATTCGGGAGAACGGTTTGTCCATTCAAATACAGTCCTCCACGGACCGGAAAGTGGCTTTGAAGGATGCCAAATATGTGATTTGTACGATCCGGGTTGGCGGGCTGGAAGGCTTTGCGACCGATGTAGACATTCCGCTGAAATATGGCGTGGATCAATGCGTGGGCGATACGTTGTGTGCAGGAGGTATTATGTACGGGCAGCGTGGTATTGCGGAAATGCTGGAGATCTGCAAGGATATCCGCGAGCTAAGCGCACCTGATGTGCTGCTGCTGAACTACTCCAACCCGATGGCGATGATGACCTGGGCCTGCAACAAGTACAGCGGCGTACGTACGATTGGGTTGTGTCATGGTGTGCAGCATGGGCATCACCAAATTGCCGAGGTATACGGCTTGGAGAAGCAGGATGTGGACATTGTGTGTGCCGGAATCAATCACCAGACGTGGTATATTCAGGCGTCACATGAAGGCAAGGATCTGACAGCCGGGCTACTGGAGGCTTTTGAAAAGCATCCCGAATATAGCCGTACCGAAAAGGTACGCATCGACATGCTTCGCCGTTTTGGCTATTACAGCACCGAATCGAACGGCCATCTAAGCGAGTATGTTCCCTGGTATCGGAAGCGTCCGGATGAAATTCTTGACTGGATTGATCTGGGAAGCTGGATTAACGGAGAAACGGGAGGCTATCTGCGTGTATGTACGGAAGGACGAAATTGGTTTGAAACAGATTTTCCAAACTGGATGAAGGAAGATCCGCTGGAGTATAAGGCGGAAAAACGCGGTGAGGAGCATGGCTCCTACATTATCGAAGGACTGGAAACAGGACGTGTATACCGGGGACATTTTAATGTCGTCAACAACGGAGTGATTTCCAATCTGCCGGATGATGCGATTATTGAGGCGCCCGGATATGTGGATCGTAACGGCATTTCCATGCCGCTTGTGGGTGAGCTGCCGCTCGGCCCTGCGGCTGTCTGCAATGTTAGCATTTCCGTGCAGCGATTGGCAGTTGAAGCTGCCGTGCATGGGGACGACAAGCTGTTGCGGCAGGCGTTCATGATGGACCCGCTGGTGGGTGCAGTATGTAATCCGAAGGAAATCTGGCAAATGGTCGATGAAATGTTGGTAGCGCAGGAGGCATGGCTGCCGCAATATGGAGCGGCGATTGCCGAGGCGCGCGAACGTTTGGCTGCTGGCAACCTGATCCCGACCCGGGATTACGAGGGAGCGGCGAGGATCAAGGTCAAGACGGTCGAGGAAATGCAATTGGACCGGGAGGCCGCGAACAAAAACGCTGGTGAGTCGGACAAAGGCAAGGATCGTGAAAAGGTGCAAACCAGCTGA
- a CDS encoding glycoside hydrolase family 6 protein, producing the protein MKQLKTKQVLRKGMKYAFALSLIASSFLPGAGFTDKIYAESHVDNPYIGATKYVSPDYAASVDTSIAQVTDSTLKAKMQTVKTFPTAVWLDRIAAINGGGGKLGLEAHLDQVLAQKKGNTPITAEFIVYDLPGRDCHALASNGELPLTQAGLETYKKDYVDKIAAIFANPKYQDIRIVAIIEPDSLPNLVTNLDDPKCAQAKSTGIYEAGIKYTINKLNEIPNVYKYVDIGHSGWLGWDNNRSATVALFTNVFRDTSKGLSSVDGFITNTANTTPLTEPNLPDPNLNIGGQPIKSSKYYEWNPNFDELDFTESLHRDFINAGWPSSLGMLIDTGRNGWGGPNRPTAAVGSDINSYVNSGRVDKRSHRGNWCNNSGAGMGTPPQTAPASHVDAYVWAKPPGDSDGSSSLIPNDEGKGFDRMCDPTYTTKDGTLTDALPNAPISGAWFHDQFVMLVQNAYPAIVPSSGGGTTPTPAAPAVPAGLKATAGNAEVKLTWNASTGADSYTVKRATSEAGPFTAVAPLVTEREYTDKGLTNGTTYFYVVSATNAKGTSKDSAAVSAEPKGTPTDPTEPAGDLVVMYRAGDTDPANNAVKPFLNLKNKGTTPVKLSELKVRYYFTKDGSQELQSAVDYAQVGNDNVLRTFTDNYIEIGFNAAAGTLAAGAQTGDIQIRINKSDWSNLDESNDYSFDPTKTSYTEWNKVTLFHNDKLVWGIEP; encoded by the coding sequence GTGAAGCAATTGAAAACAAAGCAAGTGCTTCGTAAAGGCATGAAGTATGCTTTTGCGCTATCACTCATTGCAAGCAGCTTTCTACCAGGTGCAGGATTTACGGATAAAATATATGCAGAATCCCATGTGGACAATCCTTATATTGGGGCAACCAAGTATGTTAGTCCTGATTATGCGGCTAGCGTCGATACGTCGATTGCCCAGGTTACGGATTCTACACTGAAAGCGAAAATGCAAACCGTCAAAACGTTCCCGACAGCCGTATGGCTTGATCGCATCGCTGCCATTAACGGCGGTGGAGGCAAGCTTGGCCTGGAAGCGCATTTGGATCAAGTGTTGGCGCAAAAGAAAGGCAACACACCGATTACGGCTGAGTTCATTGTTTATGATCTGCCAGGACGGGATTGCCATGCCTTGGCCTCCAATGGTGAGCTGCCGCTGACCCAAGCAGGTCTGGAAACGTACAAAAAGGATTATGTTGATAAAATTGCTGCTATTTTTGCCAATCCGAAGTATCAGGATATTCGCATCGTAGCGATCATTGAACCAGACAGCTTGCCAAACCTGGTAACCAATCTGGATGATCCTAAATGTGCGCAAGCCAAATCAACAGGGATTTATGAAGCCGGGATCAAGTATACAATCAATAAGCTGAACGAGATTCCGAACGTCTACAAATATGTAGATATCGGTCACTCCGGTTGGTTGGGTTGGGATAACAACCGTTCAGCAACCGTCGCACTGTTCACGAATGTTTTCAGAGATACGAGCAAAGGACTGTCCAGCGTGGACGGCTTTATCACGAATACAGCCAATACTACACCGCTGACAGAGCCTAATCTGCCCGATCCAAACCTGAATATCGGCGGACAGCCGATCAAATCATCCAAGTACTACGAATGGAATCCTAATTTCGATGAACTGGATTTCACAGAGTCCTTGCATAGAGATTTTATAAACGCAGGCTGGCCGAGCTCACTCGGTATGCTCATTGATACGGGCCGTAATGGATGGGGAGGACCTAACCGTCCGACTGCCGCTGTCGGCAGTGATATTAACTCCTATGTAAACTCAGGCCGTGTAGACAAACGCTCGCATCGCGGCAACTGGTGTAATAACAGCGGAGCAGGTATGGGTACGCCGCCGCAAACAGCTCCAGCTTCCCATGTCGATGCTTATGTATGGGCGAAACCTCCGGGTGATTCCGATGGTTCCAGCTCGCTCATTCCGAACGATGAGGGTAAAGGCTTTGACCGTATGTGTGATCCTACCTATACAACCAAGGATGGCACATTAACAGATGCTTTACCGAATGCACCTATTTCAGGAGCATGGTTCCATGATCAGTTTGTTATGCTGGTGCAAAATGCATATCCAGCGATTGTCCCTTCATCTGGTGGCGGAACAACTCCTACACCAGCCGCTCCGGCAGTACCAGCGGGCTTAAAGGCGACAGCGGGTAATGCGGAAGTGAAGCTGACTTGGAATGCGTCCACTGGGGCCGACAGCTACACGGTAAAACGTGCCACTAGCGAAGCAGGTCCTTTTACAGCCGTTGCGCCTCTTGTAACTGAAAGAGAGTACACAGATAAGGGGCTGACGAACGGAACAACTTACTTCTATGTTGTAAGTGCTACGAATGCGAAAGGAACAAGTAAGGATTCCGCTGCGGTAAGCGCTGAACCTAAAGGAACACCGACAGATCCTACAGAACCAGCGGGTGATCTGGTTGTGATGTATCGGGCCGGTGACACCGACCCAGCTAATAACGCAGTCAAGCCTTTCTTAAATCTGAAAAATAAAGGTACAACACCAGTGAAGCTGAGTGAGCTGAAAGTCCGGTATTATTTCACGAAAGATGGCAGCCAGGAGCTGCAATCCGCAGTAGACTATGCGCAAGTAGGCAATGATAATGTGCTGCGTACCTTTACAGACAACTATATTGAAATTGGTTTCAATGCTGCTGCTGGCACGCTTGCTGCTGGAGCGCAAACAGGTGATATTCAGATCCGCATCAACAAAAGCGACTGGTCTAACCTGGACGAATCCAATGACTACTCCTTCGATCCAACCAAAACCTCTTATACAGAATGGAATAAAGTAACGTTATTCCATAATGATAAGCTGGTGTGGGGAATCGAGCCTTAG
- a CDS encoding nucleoside hydrolase — MSKKLILDVDTGIDDALAIAYAVHSPELELLGITTTFGNISVEEATRNSLILLEKLGVEAPVVSGAHKPYGRELFKPYSRHIHGEDGIGNQLKGSPSRQAASGDAADFIIGQARHYEGKLTLVAVGPLTNLAIALDRCPELPQLLDRLIIMGGAVTVKGNVTPTAEANIYADPEAAAYVLGAGFPLTLVGLDVTMQTLLPQHEVDKWREQGTELGTFMADMTDFYMEAYRNFRPGIAGCALHDPLAVGLAIDSSFVETRPMHIAVEVGDSAEVGRTREVTDKDQAHLQTSIDVALEVDADRFLRHFLSRVV; from the coding sequence ATGAGTAAAAAGTTAATTTTAGATGTAGATACGGGTATCGACGATGCACTTGCCATTGCGTACGCGGTCCATTCGCCAGAATTGGAACTGCTTGGAATTACAACTACCTTTGGCAATATCTCGGTGGAGGAGGCAACACGCAACTCACTGATCCTGCTGGAAAAGTTGGGTGTAGAGGCCCCGGTCGTATCTGGCGCTCACAAGCCGTATGGCCGAGAGCTGTTCAAGCCGTATTCTAGGCATATCCACGGCGAGGACGGGATTGGAAACCAGTTGAAGGGCTCGCCTTCCCGACAGGCAGCATCTGGGGATGCAGCAGATTTTATCATCGGACAGGCTCGTCACTATGAAGGCAAGCTTACCCTTGTAGCGGTGGGACCACTGACGAACCTTGCGATTGCACTGGATCGCTGTCCCGAACTGCCGCAATTGCTTGACCGTCTGATCATTATGGGCGGCGCGGTCACGGTAAAAGGCAACGTGACCCCAACGGCTGAAGCAAATATATATGCCGATCCTGAAGCCGCAGCCTACGTGTTGGGAGCAGGCTTCCCGCTCACGCTGGTTGGACTGGACGTAACCATGCAGACCCTGCTTCCTCAGCATGAAGTGGACAAATGGCGTGAGCAAGGGACTGAGCTGGGCACCTTTATGGCAGATATGACGGACTTCTATATGGAAGCCTATCGTAATTTCAGACCCGGTATCGCGGGCTGTGCTTTGCATGATCCGTTGGCCGTAGGGCTGGCGATTGATTCCAGCTTTGTGGAGACGCGCCCGATGCACATTGCCGTCGAGGTGGGGGATTCCGCCGAGGTTGGTCGTACCCGTGAAGTAACGGACAAGGATCAAGCTCATTTACAGACAAGTATTGACGTGGCACTTGAAGTGGATGCGGATCGGTTTTTGCGTCATTTTCTGAGTCGGGTGGTATAA
- a CDS encoding PAS domain S-box protein, translating to MFSAAQRLPLLEHMYNHAPTGIAIFSRGGKCLYVNPALCHMVGYKQEELLQTRYYHLLYQGDKDRQALRDVYAGWLKATDQVYKAELRLRHQRGISVWLSLELTIFDDPAMGQTYLIAYAMDITEKKDMQQVLSDNEDLYMLITENTPDVISFSTPDGNLQYVSPSVEKLLGYTRQEMLGKKRLEFYHAEDADYMRVHGIFQETGIMKRRVRHKDGHYLWLEVSYRIIRDEEGKIKRVLSIGRNITERQKSEDNLAKAQQLAMFGSWDWDLVNDVLHFSKEFCSIFGFSVKPVETSIDSFLDAIHPEDKERMIEIITNVILKGIHKETFYRIVLPNGEQKVLRSIWEAEMDERGEQPIQIVGMVQDVTEHQKMEQRLRESENRYKSLFQHNPLGICAMNMEGQILSVNPSLEELIGYTRKELLEAGFLAMASSEERDKIRHHMELAKQGETQTYESEFIHKDGERLSIKVTNIPIFVHEHIVGCYGIIENVTPLKSYIAQIEKLSNEHSLILNAVSEGIVGLSTEGHVRFMNPAAVEMFGVGSENPLSGTCTDMIRHVDEISRHYPDEQPSILQAIRSGASYQAEEAVFWKKDGSSFLVSYRISPLMDNGERKGAVMVFVDMTNEKEIIRAKESAERADRAKSEFLSVMSHELRTPMNGIIGMAGLLADTELDEEQRSYIDIITNSSSALMQILNEILDLSKIEAGKMALLHEPFELEDMMGSVADLFLKQAMEKDIKLEWHVDQELPGVLVGDHVRIRQVLVNLVSNAIKFTERGRVNIFAESKAYSSRKKKCLVEFTVTDTGIGIPADRQHLLFQPFSQLHPALNRKYGGTGLGLSICKNLVSLMGGSIGVDSDEARGATFRFQLDLMLPEGEALANISRDEPYESTEC from the coding sequence GTGTTTTCTGCTGCTCAACGACTGCCTTTGCTGGAACACATGTACAATCATGCCCCGACAGGGATAGCCATTTTTTCGAGGGGCGGAAAATGTCTGTACGTTAATCCCGCTCTTTGTCACATGGTCGGATATAAGCAGGAGGAATTGCTGCAAACCCGATATTATCATTTGCTGTATCAAGGAGACAAAGATCGACAAGCGTTGCGAGACGTCTATGCGGGCTGGCTGAAAGCTACGGATCAAGTGTACAAGGCAGAGCTTCGTTTAAGACATCAGCGGGGAATCTCCGTCTGGTTATCGCTGGAATTAACGATATTTGATGACCCGGCTATGGGTCAAACGTATCTGATTGCCTACGCGATGGACATCACAGAAAAAAAAGACATGCAGCAGGTACTCTCGGACAATGAGGACTTGTACATGCTGATTACAGAAAATACGCCAGATGTGATTTCGTTCAGCACGCCGGATGGCAACCTTCAATATGTTTCTCCTTCGGTAGAAAAACTTCTTGGCTACACTAGGCAGGAAATGCTCGGCAAAAAACGGCTCGAATTTTATCATGCAGAAGATGCCGATTATATGCGCGTACATGGAATCTTCCAGGAAACAGGTATTATGAAGCGGCGTGTTCGTCACAAGGACGGGCATTATTTGTGGCTGGAAGTGTCATATCGCATCATTCGGGATGAGGAAGGCAAAATCAAACGAGTTCTGTCCATCGGCCGCAACATCACGGAGCGCCAGAAGAGTGAGGATAATCTTGCAAAAGCCCAGCAACTGGCGATGTTTGGTTCATGGGACTGGGATTTGGTTAACGATGTTTTGCATTTTTCCAAGGAATTCTGCAGTATTTTCGGCTTTAGCGTAAAGCCGGTCGAGACAAGTATTGATTCTTTTCTAGATGCTATTCATCCAGAGGATAAAGAGCGAATGATCGAGATCATTACGAACGTCATTTTAAAAGGGATTCATAAAGAAACCTTTTATCGGATTGTACTGCCTAATGGTGAACAGAAAGTGCTGCGTTCGATCTGGGAAGCGGAAATGGACGAGCGCGGAGAACAGCCGATTCAAATTGTCGGTATGGTACAGGATGTCACGGAGCACCAAAAAATGGAGCAACGTCTTCGTGAAAGTGAAAACCGTTATAAATCGCTGTTTCAGCATAACCCGCTCGGCATATGCGCCATGAATATGGAAGGTCAAATCCTGAGTGTGAATCCCAGTCTGGAGGAACTTATCGGTTATACAAGGAAGGAACTGCTTGAGGCTGGATTTCTTGCGATGGCTTCTTCTGAGGAACGGGACAAGATCAGGCATCATATGGAGCTGGCCAAACAGGGAGAAACGCAAACCTATGAATCAGAGTTCATACATAAGGATGGGGAGCGTCTGTCTATCAAGGTAACCAATATTCCGATTTTTGTGCATGAGCATATTGTCGGCTGCTATGGCATTATTGAAAATGTCACTCCTCTCAAAAGCTACATCGCCCAGATCGAAAAGCTCAGCAACGAGCATTCACTCATTCTGAACGCCGTATCCGAAGGCATTGTGGGTCTGAGCACCGAGGGGCATGTCCGTTTTATGAATCCGGCGGCGGTCGAAATGTTTGGAGTGGGATCGGAAAACCCACTGAGCGGGACATGCACGGATATGATTCGCCATGTCGATGAGATAAGCAGACATTACCCGGATGAGCAGCCATCCATTCTTCAGGCGATCCGAAGTGGTGCTTCTTATCAGGCTGAGGAAGCCGTATTTTGGAAAAAAGACGGGTCCAGCTTCCTCGTCTCATACCGGATCAGTCCCCTGATGGATAATGGAGAGCGTAAAGGGGCCGTAATGGTTTTTGTAGATATGACGAATGAGAAGGAAATCATCCGGGCCAAGGAATCTGCCGAGCGGGCCGACCGGGCCAAGTCAGAATTTCTTTCTGTGATGAGCCATGAGCTTCGTACACCGATGAACGGAATTATCGGGATGGCCGGGTTGCTCGCAGATACTGAATTGGATGAGGAACAGCGGAGCTATATCGATATTATTACCAATAGCAGCAGTGCTTTAATGCAGATATTGAATGAAATACTGGATTTGAGCAAAATTGAGGCTGGAAAAATGGCGTTGCTGCACGAACCTTTTGAACTTGAGGATATGATGGGCAGTGTGGCGGATCTATTTCTCAAGCAGGCTATGGAAAAAGACATTAAGCTGGAGTGGCATGTGGATCAGGAATTGCCGGGGGTCCTTGTCGGTGACCATGTGCGTATCCGGCAGGTGCTGGTGAATTTGGTGAGCAATGCAATCAAATTTACGGAGCGAGGGCGTGTAAATATCTTTGCCGAGAGCAAGGCTTACAGCAGCCGTAAAAAGAAATGCTTGGTTGAGTTCACTGTAACCGATACCGGGATCGGTATTCCCGCAGATCGCCAGCATCTATTGTTTCAGCCTTTTTCCCAGCTCCATCCGGCACTGAATCGAAAATATGGAGGAACAGGCTTGGGGCTGTCTATCTGCAAAAACCTGGTCAGTCTGATGGGCGGCTCCATTGGTGTGGATAGTGACGAGGCCAGAGGAGCCACGTTCCGGTTTCAGCTAGATCTTATGCTGCCAGAAGGGGAAGCGCTTGCGAATATAAGCCGTGACGAGCCTTACGAATCAACGGAATGCTAA
- a CDS encoding GntR family transcriptional regulator, with product MFELDIRSRKPIYEQLTDKVKEMIVYGSLQPDEQLPSVRVLSAQLTVNPNTIQKAYRELEREGYIYSVQGKGSFVTPAEHQPQQMKRDEIRAALLKQMIEAVHFGFTQQEVDALYVEATQLKERGMSLD from the coding sequence ATGTTCGAGCTGGATATCCGCAGCCGCAAGCCGATCTACGAACAGCTAACGGACAAGGTAAAGGAAATGATTGTATACGGATCGCTTCAGCCGGATGAGCAATTGCCTTCGGTACGGGTTTTATCCGCTCAGCTTACGGTAAACCCCAACACGATTCAGAAGGCGTATCGAGAGCTGGAACGCGAAGGATACATTTATTCCGTCCAAGGCAAGGGCAGCTTTGTCACCCCCGCCGAGCATCAGCCGCAGCAAATGAAGCGGGATGAGATTCGGGCGGCCCTATTGAAACAGATGATCGAAGCTGTCCATTTCGGTTTTACGCAGCAGGAAGTGGACGCCTTATACGTGGAAGCTACGCAATTGAAGGAAAGGGGGATGTCCCTTGATTGA
- a CDS encoding ABC transporter ATP-binding protein has product MIELREVTKTFTEEKAVDQLALTVKKGSIFGLLGSNGAGKTTLLKIVAGIYRPDTGKVLIGGQPVYEQPEVKQRILFMPDTPYFFPQATIRQMARFYRSIYPSWSEERYIQLTNIFKLDPKRKLHRFSKGMKRQAAFLLALSCMPELLILDEPIDGLDPVMRRMIKNLLFQETAAREMTVVISSHNLREIEDMCDHVGIMHQGRMLLEKEVDDLKSDTHKVQVAFRDSKHEEAICGQLPVVHKERRGSVLLLIIRGERERITETIQAYEPHVFDLLPLTLEEIFIYEMEDAGYDIQPILL; this is encoded by the coding sequence TTGATTGAATTAAGGGAAGTCACAAAGACATTTACAGAAGAAAAGGCTGTCGATCAGCTCGCCCTTACGGTGAAGAAAGGCTCTATTTTTGGACTTTTGGGCTCCAACGGAGCAGGTAAAACGACGCTGCTCAAAATCGTCGCCGGGATTTACAGACCGGATACTGGCAAGGTGCTAATCGGTGGACAGCCGGTGTATGAGCAGCCAGAAGTCAAGCAGCGCATTCTGTTTATGCCGGATACTCCTTATTTTTTCCCGCAAGCGACGATTCGCCAGATGGCCCGGTTTTACCGCTCCATTTATCCGAGCTGGAGTGAGGAACGCTACATACAGCTTACCAATATTTTCAAGCTTGACCCGAAGCGTAAACTTCACCGTTTTTCCAAGGGGATGAAACGGCAGGCCGCATTTTTGCTCGCCTTGAGCTGCATGCCTGAGCTGTTAATTTTGGATGAGCCGATTGACGGACTGGACCCGGTGATGCGCAGAATGATCAAGAATTTGCTGTTCCAGGAAACCGCCGCACGGGAGATGACTGTCGTGATCTCATCCCATAATTTGCGTGAAATTGAAGACATGTGTGATCATGTCGGCATTATGCATCAGGGACGTATGTTGTTGGAAAAAGAAGTTGACGACCTCAAGTCCGATACGCATAAGGTGCAGGTTGCCTTTCGTGACAGCAAGCATGAGGAAGCCATCTGTGGACAACTTCCGGTTGTACATAAGGAACGCAGAGGCAGTGTTCTGCTGCTTATTATCCGGGGGGAACGAGAGCGGATTACAGAAACGATTCAGGCGTATGAGCCGCATGTGTTCGATTTGCTGCCGTTGACGCTGGAGGAAATTTTCATTTATGAAATGGAGGACGCAGGTTATGACATCCAACCGATTCTTCTGTAG